One genomic segment of Pseudoalteromonas sp. GCY includes these proteins:
- a CDS encoding NADP-dependent oxidoreductase, with protein sequence MSNTINQAQNGQTNRRITLASRPHGAPKQENFNYEEVQIPTPKEGEVLLRTVFLSLDPYMRGRMSDAKSYADPVAIGEAMVGGTVCRVEASNNPKFAKGDWVLAMNGWQDYSVSDGTGLLKLDNNLPNPSYSLGVLGMPGLTAYMGLMDIGQPKAGETVVVAAATGAVGSLVGQIAKLQGCRVIGIAGGAEKCSYALDTLGFDACLDHREDDLAEQLAQACPSGIDVYFENVGGKVFDAVLPLLNSSARVPLCGLISQYNATELPSGPDRMSMLMATLLIKRVKMQGFIVFDDYGHRYNEFSEAMLPWLNAGKIKYKEHLVEGMDNTVEAFIGLLEGKNFGKLVVRLGPDELV encoded by the coding sequence ATGAGTAATACAATAAACCAAGCTCAAAACGGTCAAACGAATCGTCGCATTACCTTGGCGTCACGCCCACATGGTGCGCCAAAGCAAGAAAATTTCAATTATGAAGAAGTGCAGATCCCAACGCCAAAAGAGGGAGAGGTGCTCCTTCGTACCGTCTTTTTATCGTTAGATCCATACATGCGTGGCCGTATGAGCGATGCAAAATCTTATGCTGATCCGGTTGCTATTGGCGAAGCGATGGTAGGTGGTACGGTATGCCGAGTTGAAGCGTCAAATAACCCCAAATTTGCCAAAGGTGACTGGGTACTCGCGATGAACGGCTGGCAAGACTACAGCGTTTCGGATGGCACTGGCTTACTTAAGTTAGACAACAATTTACCCAACCCATCATATAGCTTGGGCGTGTTAGGGATGCCAGGCCTCACTGCCTACATGGGACTGATGGATATCGGCCAGCCAAAAGCTGGAGAAACTGTAGTCGTTGCCGCAGCAACCGGTGCTGTAGGCAGCCTTGTTGGGCAAATAGCAAAACTACAAGGCTGTAGAGTAATAGGCATTGCTGGTGGCGCCGAAAAGTGCAGTTATGCTCTAGATACGCTTGGCTTTGATGCCTGTCTTGATCACCGCGAGGATGATCTCGCTGAACAGTTAGCGCAGGCATGTCCGTCAGGAATTGACGTCTACTTTGAAAATGTTGGTGGTAAGGTGTTTGACGCAGTTCTGCCACTGCTTAATTCAAGCGCGCGTGTTCCGTTGTGTGGGTTGATCTCTCAGTATAATGCAACTGAGTTGCCATCGGGACCTGATCGTATGTCTATGCTGATGGCGACACTGCTGATTAAGCGAGTGAAAATGCAAGGCTTTATTGTGTTTGATGACTATGGGCATAGATACAATGAGTTCAGCGAAGCGATGCTGCCATGGTTAAACGCGGGCAAGATTAAGTACAAAGAGCACTTAGTCGAGGGTATGGATAATACAGTCGAGGCATTTATTGGCTTATTGGAAGGTAAAAACTTCGGCAAACTTGTCGTGCGCTTAGGTCCAGACGAACTCGTATAA
- a CDS encoding glutathione S-transferase family protein, protein MLTVHHLNESRSTRVLWLLHELDMPYDLVKHQRNPKTRLAPDSLKQVHPLGKAPVMVDGDLVLCESGAIMEYLLDKAEDSSLRPDAGTPEYYQYQEWLHFAEGSLALPVIASLMMKMEQRTGDKPMDGYIAKEANVDFSYIDATLAKQSYFAGNDFTAADIMMTVMLEIADKVGLLTARGNIKAYLEKVQARAAYQAARSYG, encoded by the coding sequence ATGTTAACTGTTCACCATTTAAACGAATCACGCTCGACGAGAGTACTTTGGCTTTTACATGAACTCGACATGCCTTATGACCTTGTGAAGCACCAGCGCAATCCGAAGACGCGTCTTGCACCTGATAGCTTAAAACAGGTGCATCCGCTTGGAAAAGCACCTGTGATGGTTGATGGCGACCTAGTCTTGTGCGAGTCTGGAGCGATTATGGAGTATTTGCTCGATAAGGCGGAAGACAGTAGTTTGCGACCAGATGCGGGGACACCTGAGTATTATCAATATCAAGAATGGTTGCACTTTGCTGAGGGGTCATTGGCGCTGCCTGTGATCGCGTCTTTGATGATGAAGATGGAGCAGCGTACAGGCGATAAACCAATGGATGGTTACATTGCTAAAGAAGCAAATGTCGACTTTTCTTATATAGATGCCACACTCGCCAAGCAAAGCTATTTCGCAGGCAACGACTTTACCGCCGCCGATATTATGATGACGGTGATGCTAGAAATCGCAGACAAAGTCGGTTTGCTCACTGCGCGTGGTAATATCAAGGCTTATCTTGAAAAAGTGCAAGCTCGCGCGGCATATCAAGCTGCGCGAAGCTACGGTTAG
- a CDS encoding ISAs1 family transposase — MSLFSHLELVEDKRSSINQHHDLADVLFLIISAVLSGCEGWKDIEVFGHSKLPWLRQFRAFKHGIPTRHSIARILKTVETDSLVLALFSWVNEQRSQSGKPIIAFDGKTLRGASKKREDNLHLVSAFDCESGLTLYQRTVENKSNEIPAVRALLDVLDISDSIVTLDALHCQKATLSALISRGADYLVQVKANQKTLYKAVTSCFETAFEEEKNLPEDVQVSNGHGRQETRITYVLKADNLPEEIREKWPELTSLVAVERHKKSESITKIDTHFYVTSVEPDAQMLQKAIRHHWHIENQQHWVLDVVFKEDACQISEPISAENMALFRRVVRNLVKQHTGRKDSIRGKCVRASFDDEFRAELIFG; from the coding sequence ATGTCGTTATTTAGCCACCTTGAACTTGTTGAAGATAAGCGTTCTTCTATCAATCAACATCATGATCTTGCTGATGTTTTGTTTCTTATCATCTCGGCGGTTTTATCTGGTTGTGAAGGCTGGAAAGATATCGAGGTGTTCGGGCACAGTAAACTGCCTTGGCTCAGGCAGTTCAGAGCATTTAAGCACGGTATTCCAACGCGACATAGCATTGCACGTATTCTTAAAACAGTAGAAACTGACTCTCTGGTTTTGGCCTTGTTCAGTTGGGTCAACGAACAGCGCTCTCAGTCTGGTAAGCCAATTATTGCGTTTGATGGTAAAACTCTGCGCGGTGCCAGTAAAAAGCGTGAGGATAACTTACATTTGGTGTCTGCTTTTGATTGCGAGTCTGGTTTAACTTTGTATCAGCGAACGGTAGAAAATAAGTCCAATGAGATACCGGCAGTTAGGGCCTTATTAGATGTGCTCGATATTTCAGATTCTATCGTCACACTAGACGCACTACATTGTCAGAAAGCGACACTTTCAGCATTGATTTCAAGAGGGGCTGACTATCTGGTTCAGGTCAAAGCAAATCAGAAAACACTCTATAAAGCAGTCACTTCATGTTTTGAAACAGCCTTTGAAGAAGAAAAGAATTTGCCTGAAGATGTACAAGTCAGCAATGGTCATGGACGTCAGGAAACACGCATCACTTATGTTCTGAAGGCCGACAATCTGCCTGAAGAGATAAGAGAAAAATGGCCTGAACTCACTTCGCTAGTCGCGGTTGAAAGACACAAAAAATCCGAGTCGATAACAAAAATAGACACGCACTTTTATGTCACTTCAGTTGAGCCTGATGCACAGATGTTACAAAAAGCTATCCGCCACCATTGGCACATCGAGAACCAGCAGCATTGGGTGTTGGATGTCGTGTTTAAGGAAGATGCTTGCCAGATCAGTGAGCCGATTTCCGCAGAGAATATGGCGCTGTTCAGACGGGTCGTTCGCAATCTGGTAAAACAGCACACAGGCCGTAAAGATTCGATACGTGGTAAGTGTGTTCGGGCCAGCTTTGACGATGAATTCAGGGCAGAGCTTATCTTCGGTTAA
- a CDS encoding prolyl oligopeptidase family serine peptidase, which produces MLTTIAGKSIALEKDPYLWLEEVEGKQALEWVTAQNDSSLKQLKSHSQYNHIFQNTLDIINDRSRIPYATERAGYYYNFWRDADHVRGIYRRTTLEEYKKADPKWETILDLDALAKTEDENWVYGGMNCHYPKYERCLVYLSRGGADAKVVREFDIPSKSFVKNGFYLPEAKTSVSWFDENSIFVATDFGEGSLTDSGYAGTVKVWQRGTLLDDAKTIYQANKSSISAGGFTVYDQGNTNHLLYDSTSFYTRDVYKLEGDKQIKIPVPSDASFLGLNNGMFFIQLKSAWKHFSQAEVIYANINDLDSKNIQFTSLIKPTANRSIEDLSFTKSAILVTVLDDVKNKVFRYMPEANGQWKIDQVNFPDTGSLSVFDTDPNRDDFFVTYTDFLSPTSLYLVDGKSLGTTKLKGNKSHFDADKFVTQQKFATSKDGTKVPYFIVHKKDIKLDGSNPTLLYAYGGFEVSMQPYYSASTGKNWLEQGGVYVLANIRGGGEYGPSWHQAALKENRHKAYEDFEAIAEQLIADKVTKPQHLGIKGGSNGGLLVGAAFTRRPELYNAVICQVPLLDMKRFNKLLAGASWMGEYGNPDVPEEWEYIKTYSPYHNLSKDKQYPKVFFTTSTRDDRVHPGHARKMVAKMKDMGFEVLYFENTEGGHSGAANNEQRAMVNSLEFVYLMDRLK; this is translated from the coding sequence ATGCTAACAACCATTGCAGGTAAATCTATAGCATTAGAAAAAGATCCATACCTATGGCTTGAAGAGGTTGAAGGAAAACAAGCGCTAGAGTGGGTAACGGCACAAAACGATAGCTCACTAAAACAACTCAAAAGCCACAGCCAATATAATCATATCTTTCAAAATACATTAGATATTATCAATGATCGGTCTCGTATTCCTTACGCAACTGAACGTGCAGGTTATTACTATAATTTCTGGAGAGATGCGGATCATGTAAGGGGCATATACCGCAGAACAACCCTCGAAGAGTATAAAAAAGCGGATCCTAAGTGGGAAACTATTCTCGACTTAGATGCCCTAGCAAAAACTGAAGACGAAAACTGGGTTTATGGCGGAATGAACTGTCACTATCCAAAGTATGAACGCTGTTTGGTGTATTTATCGCGCGGTGGTGCTGATGCAAAAGTCGTGAGAGAGTTCGACATTCCAAGCAAATCTTTTGTAAAAAATGGGTTTTATTTACCTGAAGCAAAAACCTCAGTATCTTGGTTCGACGAGAATTCAATATTTGTTGCAACAGATTTTGGAGAAGGCTCATTAACTGACTCAGGTTATGCTGGAACGGTTAAAGTGTGGCAACGCGGTACGCTGCTGGACGACGCTAAAACGATCTATCAGGCCAATAAAAGCTCTATCAGTGCCGGAGGCTTTACGGTCTACGATCAAGGCAATACAAATCACTTACTATATGATTCTACCAGTTTTTACACTCGCGATGTCTATAAACTCGAAGGTGACAAGCAGATAAAAATTCCAGTGCCCAGCGACGCAAGCTTCCTCGGATTAAACAATGGCATGTTCTTTATCCAACTAAAATCTGCTTGGAAGCATTTTTCACAAGCAGAAGTAATATATGCCAACATTAACGATTTGGATTCTAAAAATATCCAGTTTACAAGCTTAATCAAGCCAACAGCAAATCGTTCAATAGAAGATTTGAGTTTTACCAAATCAGCGATATTAGTTACCGTGTTAGATGATGTAAAAAATAAGGTTTTCCGCTATATGCCTGAAGCTAATGGGCAGTGGAAAATAGACCAAGTGAACTTTCCTGATACCGGTTCATTATCCGTTTTTGATACTGATCCCAATAGAGATGACTTTTTTGTCACATACACCGACTTTTTATCACCGACCAGTCTTTACTTAGTAGATGGTAAATCACTTGGAACAACAAAGCTTAAAGGTAATAAATCACATTTCGACGCAGATAAGTTCGTTACCCAGCAAAAATTTGCGACATCAAAAGACGGTACAAAAGTGCCTTACTTTATTGTTCATAAGAAAGATATCAAGTTAGATGGCAGCAACCCTACTTTATTATATGCCTATGGCGGCTTTGAAGTTTCTATGCAGCCATACTACTCGGCATCAACTGGTAAAAACTGGTTAGAACAAGGCGGGGTTTATGTGCTTGCGAATATTCGTGGCGGCGGTGAGTATGGACCAAGTTGGCACCAAGCAGCACTAAAAGAAAATCGCCACAAGGCGTATGAAGACTTTGAAGCCATAGCAGAGCAATTGATAGCTGACAAAGTAACCAAGCCTCAACATTTAGGTATTAAAGGTGGTAGTAATGGCGGATTGCTAGTGGGCGCGGCTTTCACTCGCAGGCCTGAACTTTACAACGCCGTTATTTGCCAAGTGCCATTACTCGATATGAAGCGTTTTAATAAGCTACTCGCTGGCGCAAGTTGGATGGGCGAATATGGTAATCCAGATGTTCCTGAAGAGTGGGAATACATTAAAACGTACTCGCCTTACCATAACCTAAGTAAAGACAAACAGTATCCAAAAGTATTTTTCACAACCTCAACCCGAGATGACCGCGTACACCCAGGCCATGCACGTAAAATGGTTGCTAAAATGAAAGATATGGGTTTTGAAGTTCTGTATTTTGAGAATACCGAAGGTGGCCATTCAGGCGCTGCAAACAATGAACAGCGAGCTATGGTAAATAGCCTTGAGTTTGTTTACCTTATGGACAGACTCAAGTAG
- a CDS encoding Na/Pi cotransporter family protein codes for METLQLAGTLLGGLGIFLVAISMMTEGLKLAAGSSLRRVLGVWTKTPQRGIAAGFCMTALVQSSSAVTVASLGFVNAGLITMHQALGIVYGANVGTTITGWLVAAVGFKFNIQAIALPLIGIGALMKLLLPRSRLASAGMALVGFGLFFIGIDILKGAFEHIVAAFDLSQFTAEGISGMLTFLLVGIVMTTLTQSSSASIALTITAAASGMIGLYAAGAMVIGANVGTTSTSILASIGATANAKRVAAAQVIFNVFTAMVAFMVLPVLFYLINHFTALFGVTADPALSLALFHTLFNILGVLLIFPLNDRLAGFLMKRFCSAEEMASRLRFLDNTIAQTPELAINALLLESKLVADKVLAQFNKCLLPTDKLAVEQALHAIQSLCQQISLFIVSVEQSALSSQTTSLLAKLMRIEQYLFTCSHCVEQLTKHAPYKQLAEHHDLHAQLNEYQAQLSHFMKTSLHEQSVTPAELSLAQEALQRLHDDVKDDLILAGTHASLAIDKMVSNINTLAEMWQLSQQWHKAMLLIHAIEAQLSLSQKN; via the coding sequence ATGGAAACACTTCAACTTGCAGGAACGCTACTCGGCGGTTTGGGAATATTTTTAGTTGCGATAAGCATGATGACGGAAGGCCTGAAACTAGCGGCTGGCTCGTCGCTGCGCCGAGTGCTTGGAGTGTGGACCAAAACCCCTCAGCGCGGTATTGCTGCTGGCTTTTGCATGACAGCCTTAGTGCAGTCTTCCAGCGCGGTTACCGTGGCCTCTTTGGGCTTTGTGAACGCAGGCCTTATTACCATGCATCAGGCGCTTGGTATCGTCTATGGCGCCAATGTTGGCACCACCATCACTGGCTGGTTAGTGGCTGCGGTTGGATTTAAATTTAATATCCAAGCTATCGCACTCCCCTTGATAGGCATTGGCGCCTTGATGAAGTTGCTACTTCCTCGCTCGCGACTGGCGTCGGCAGGTATGGCTTTGGTCGGTTTTGGGCTATTTTTTATCGGTATTGATATTCTCAAAGGCGCATTTGAGCATATTGTTGCGGCTTTTGATTTAAGCCAATTTACTGCAGAGGGAATAAGCGGCATGTTAACCTTTTTACTGGTGGGCATAGTGATGACAACCCTCACCCAGTCTTCCAGTGCTTCCATCGCCTTGACCATTACCGCCGCTGCTAGTGGTATGATTGGATTATACGCCGCAGGCGCGATGGTCATCGGCGCAAACGTCGGCACCACGTCAACATCTATTCTGGCATCTATTGGCGCAACAGCTAATGCCAAACGCGTCGCGGCGGCTCAGGTAATATTTAATGTGTTCACCGCGATGGTCGCTTTTATGGTGTTACCTGTGCTGTTTTATCTCATCAACCATTTTACCGCGCTTTTCGGCGTCACTGCAGATCCTGCGTTGTCATTGGCACTTTTTCATACTTTGTTTAATATTTTGGGCGTGCTACTAATCTTTCCACTAAATGACAGGCTCGCTGGCTTTTTAATGAAACGCTTTTGTAGTGCCGAGGAGATGGCTTCGAGGCTACGCTTTTTAGATAATACCATCGCCCAAACGCCAGAACTTGCAATCAATGCGTTATTGCTTGAGTCCAAACTTGTTGCAGATAAAGTGTTAGCCCAGTTTAATAAATGCCTACTCCCGACCGATAAACTCGCGGTTGAACAGGCACTCCATGCTATCCAATCACTGTGTCAGCAAATTAGCCTTTTTATTGTGTCGGTAGAGCAATCAGCATTATCATCACAGACCACCTCACTACTCGCTAAACTCATGCGTATTGAGCAGTATTTGTTTACTTGTAGCCACTGTGTAGAACAATTAACGAAACACGCTCCATATAAGCAACTCGCAGAGCACCATGACTTGCATGCACAATTGAATGAATACCAAGCCCAGCTTAGCCACTTTATGAAAACCAGTTTACATGAGCAAAGCGTAACACCTGCAGAGCTGTCACTAGCACAAGAGGCACTGCAACGTTTACATGACGATGTGAAAGACGATTTAATTCTGGCTGGTACTCACGCCTCGCTGGCGATAGATAAGATGGTAAGCAATATCAATACATTAGCGGAGATGTGGCAACTGTCACAACAATGGCATAAAGCGATGTTGCTGATCCACGCCATTGAAGCACAGCTCTCTCTATCGCAAAAAAATTAA
- a CDS encoding helix-turn-helix domain-containing protein, which yields MSNTAIAPCYVQLMQHTLTAAKLEFAAVAQYLAINKAIDALDAIEFMRVMEHCAVELNDESLNLNRKKLLPGTNEFVFNSLRHCRTITQLLQELARGYNFIHAGTYNFCEVSHTQVSYIIDDAAFDYATAADALFSRCMLDSMLILIHGLVKYVCAETTQVQLTQVQTKSDSSSLLNSVITHIPIKPLSNRYLLTYQYQETNQSLDLAKLEHLTLNTIYHSLASTLHHQQSINDHANLLDKVYSELNAGTLCQEQMADKLNISPATLRRRLAEYQTSFRQLKNNVQNKQAKLRLTQGSSLYEVAHALQFSDERSFIRAFKSWNGVTPMQFLQSLSSTVKVDVKQSKAQQK from the coding sequence ATGTCAAACACCGCCATTGCACCTTGCTACGTGCAATTGATGCAGCACACACTCACCGCAGCAAAACTGGAATTTGCTGCGGTCGCGCAGTATTTGGCTATCAATAAAGCCATTGACGCCCTAGATGCCATTGAATTTATGCGCGTGATGGAACACTGTGCGGTCGAGCTCAATGACGAAAGTCTAAACCTCAACCGCAAAAAGCTTCTGCCTGGCACCAACGAATTTGTATTCAATAGCCTGCGCCATTGCCGTACCATTACTCAGCTATTACAAGAGCTTGCCCGTGGCTATAACTTTATCCACGCGGGAACTTACAATTTCTGCGAGGTGTCACACACTCAAGTGAGTTACATAATTGATGATGCAGCCTTTGACTACGCGACGGCCGCTGACGCGCTCTTTTCTCGCTGTATGTTAGATAGCATGCTGATATTGATCCATGGCCTCGTAAAATATGTGTGCGCCGAAACCACCCAAGTTCAACTCACACAAGTGCAGACCAAAAGTGACTCAAGCTCGCTGCTAAATTCGGTTATCACCCACATTCCCATTAAACCCTTAAGCAATCGCTACTTACTCACCTATCAATACCAAGAAACTAATCAATCATTAGATTTAGCGAAGCTAGAGCACTTAACGCTCAATACCATTTATCATTCGCTCGCAAGTACACTCCATCACCAGCAGTCGATTAACGACCATGCTAACTTGCTCGATAAAGTCTATAGTGAGCTTAACGCAGGAACACTGTGCCAAGAACAAATGGCTGACAAGCTCAATATCAGTCCGGCAACATTAAGACGAAGGCTCGCTGAGTATCAAACCAGTTTTAGGCAACTCAAAAATAACGTACAGAACAAGCAGGCCAAACTGCGACTAACTCAAGGCAGTAGTTTGTATGAGGTGGCGCATGCGCTGCAGTTTTCAGATGAGCGTAGCTTTATACGTGCGTTTAAGTCGTGGAATGGCGTTACGCCTATGCAATTTCTGCAGAGTTTGAGTTCTACGGTAAAAGTTGACGTTAAACAAAGCAAAGCACAACAAAAGTGA
- a CDS encoding esterase/lipase family protein codes for MKNTNTALRTHTYGLLVFISLAASGLAHASATLEATYTTGINNGWQKVERWRDSSGHIGNESFPADGRGDQSGQRATFFASSQPSSAQFLLYHAPGWDSNSRQTPVLLIHGANQDADLAWANPNEAGSYGCGRQNCPSQGLMQALANDDYKVFALNLAHKNGDGYIWAEQIANAIAQVKNKTGATQVDLVTWSKSAFNARMYISSLTNAWSTKFNSDVRKLVMLGAPNNGIDWSFRHGVNHTYGAYSQCGGSINGPTAHDQILCFGLWYSSSEWVYDSPYFPGSAQMLKALDDKYALPTTEQDWYTTYYGGLGFVSKGRGIAAFTVNSLVEQVRSAGTDSSVQVYNLCGDQADMAFIHNEHTGPSDGVVFISSCIDSTGISNLAGSAVVATNHLELGWEPSAINQIKNWLSAP; via the coding sequence ATGAAAAACACAAACACAGCGTTGCGCACTCACACTTATGGATTGCTCGTTTTTATCTCACTCGCAGCAAGTGGTTTAGCGCACGCATCAGCGACACTTGAAGCCACCTATACCACAGGTATTAACAATGGCTGGCAAAAGGTTGAAAGATGGCGAGATAGCTCAGGGCACATCGGCAATGAAAGCTTTCCTGCCGACGGCCGTGGCGATCAATCAGGTCAGCGTGCTACTTTCTTTGCATCTAGCCAACCAAGCTCTGCGCAGTTTCTGCTTTATCATGCGCCGGGTTGGGATAGTAACAGCCGCCAAACACCGGTGTTGCTGATCCACGGTGCCAATCAAGATGCTGACTTGGCTTGGGCAAATCCAAACGAGGCCGGTAGTTACGGCTGTGGTCGACAAAACTGCCCTTCGCAAGGCTTAATGCAAGCCCTTGCTAATGATGATTACAAAGTATTCGCCTTAAATCTGGCGCATAAAAATGGCGATGGCTATATCTGGGCGGAGCAGATAGCCAATGCCATCGCTCAGGTTAAAAATAAGACGGGGGCAACGCAAGTCGATTTAGTCACTTGGTCAAAAAGCGCGTTTAATGCCCGCATGTATATTTCTTCTTTAACCAATGCTTGGAGCACTAAATTCAACAGTGACGTACGCAAACTGGTGATGCTCGGTGCCCCCAACAACGGCATTGATTGGTCATTTCGTCACGGCGTTAATCATACCTATGGTGCTTATTCGCAATGTGGCGGCAGCATAAATGGGCCTACTGCGCATGATCAGATATTATGTTTTGGCTTATGGTATTCAAGTTCCGAGTGGGTTTACGATTCGCCTTACTTTCCAGGCTCCGCGCAGATGCTAAAAGCACTAGATGATAAATATGCACTCCCCACCACAGAACAAGATTGGTACACCACTTACTACGGTGGCTTAGGGTTTGTGAGCAAAGGCCGAGGTATCGCAGCGTTTACGGTCAACTCACTGGTAGAGCAAGTTCGTAGCGCTGGCACCGACAGCAGCGTTCAAGTTTATAATCTTTGTGGCGATCAGGCCGATATGGCATTTATTCACAATGAACATACCGGCCCTTCCGATGGCGTTGTATTTATCAGTAGCTGCATCGACAGCACCGGAATAAGTAACTTAGCGGGCTCAGCGGTTGTAGCCACCAACCACCTAGAGCTTGGCTGGGAACCCAGTGCAATCAACCAAATCAAAAATTGGTTAAGTGCACCCTAG
- a CDS encoding alpha/beta hydrolase — protein MKLDKQTQALLDDLAAQAGDIHDIEISIETSREGARAMFLGLAGEIEAQVSSQDLHIEHNGIHVGVRCYRPAHPLASPSPAVVFVHGGGWSLGDVDCYDGLVKDLCQQSGVVFFSVEYSLAPEHKFPYALQQVIAVVDWLQENHQQLELDPTKISLMGDSAGGNLALVAAHNLHQQQPNTLSNLYLVYPVVDSFSPHETYPSRMKYGDGDLLLTREAIKDTCDWYLAPEQTAADVNVSPLFIEDMTHLPATSVLLAGCDPLYDEGVLLAKKLKQAGVLNTLTCFENTIHAFFSFAVLDVCKLARSNIANQLKHDLT, from the coding sequence ATGAAATTAGACAAACAAACACAAGCATTGTTAGACGACCTCGCGGCTCAAGCTGGGGACATTCATGACATTGAAATCTCCATTGAGACCTCTCGAGAAGGCGCAAGAGCGATGTTTTTAGGGCTCGCGGGAGAGATTGAAGCACAAGTAAGTAGCCAAGATCTACACATTGAACACAATGGTATTCACGTGGGCGTTCGCTGTTACCGCCCAGCGCATCCTTTGGCAAGCCCCAGTCCCGCGGTGGTGTTTGTCCACGGCGGCGGCTGGTCTTTAGGAGATGTCGACTGCTATGACGGACTGGTAAAAGACTTATGCCAGCAATCCGGTGTCGTATTTTTCAGTGTGGAATACAGCCTCGCGCCTGAGCATAAGTTTCCATACGCCCTGCAACAAGTGATAGCCGTTGTAGATTGGCTGCAAGAAAACCACCAGCAGTTGGAGCTAGACCCCACTAAGATTTCACTGATGGGCGACAGTGCGGGTGGTAACTTAGCGCTTGTTGCAGCGCATAACTTACATCAACAACAGCCAAACACCCTAAGTAACTTATACCTAGTTTACCCGGTGGTTGACTCCTTTTCTCCCCATGAAACCTATCCGTCACGCATGAAGTATGGCGATGGAGACTTGTTGCTAACCAGAGAGGCAATTAAAGACACCTGCGACTGGTATCTAGCACCCGAACAAACCGCGGCGGACGTCAATGTCTCGCCATTATTTATTGAAGACATGACGCATCTTCCTGCCACCAGTGTGTTGCTTGCCGGCTGCGACCCACTTTACGATGAGGGAGTACTGCTCGCCAAAAAACTAAAGCAAGCGGGTGTGCTTAATACCTTAACCTGCTTTGAAAATACCATACATGCGTTTTTCTCCTTTGCCGTGCTCGACGTCTGCAAGCTCGCGCGCAGTAATATCGCCAATCAGTTAAAACATGACTTGACCTAG